DNA from Mucilaginibacter mallensis:
TTCTCAAAAAAGCTTAAAATTGCACATGCTGAAACTGAGCAATAAACAACGCTATTACTGGCTGGGGTTTATAATAATAGCTCTCATTTATTCCTTATATAATTTGTATTTGGTTGATGTTAGCTATTATCAATCTATCCCGCGAAAAATAAGGCATGTAGGTAAATTAGCAGCGATATTAACCATATATGGAACCGGCACTTTCGCGCTAAAAAAATATACGACCGATTGGATGATGTTCATTTGGCACATGATACATATAGTGATCATAACCCTGCTGCTCCTCATCGGTATTTACGACTGGACCTTCGGCGCAGTCACCATGCAGATCCGCAATATTGCCGACACCCTGTTTGAGTTCCTTATTTCGCCGGTTATTTATATTGCCGTTGGGATATTGAATAGTAAGTTTGGGAAAACGGAAAAAAGTAAATGATCATATAAATCATTCTTTCTTGATTCTAATTTCTTTACTCTTAAATTAGTTGGGTGTTAAAGTATTTAAAAGTAACAAAAACCAAACTGTTTTCTGATATCACTACTGTGCCTGAGATACTTCAGGGTAAATATTATTCGTCATTAGACGGGTTAAGAGCGATTGCCATTCTCATGGTTATGCTTGCTCATTTTGGTGCAGATACTATTCTTTTACATTATAATTTATTAATTGACAGCGAAATAGGTGTACATATCTTTTTTGTGCTTAGCGGATTTTTAATTACGACACAATTAATAAAAGAAAAACTACGAACAGGTAACATATCGGTTAAACGTTTCTACACCCGGAGAATATTGAGAATTGTACCATTAGCCTATTTATTCCTGATCGTACTCGTCATTATCAGTGTTTGTTATTACCGAATGAGTACAAAATCAGATTTTATATACTCATTCCTGTTTTTAAAAAACTTACCCATCAAGAACCAGCCATTTACCGCCCATCTTTGGACATTGTCTGTTGAAGAACAGTTTTATATCATTTTACCCTTATTAATGTACTTAGGCATAAAAAAGTATTTCAATTTTGCTTTACTCGTTGTGATTTTTGTGCCACTCCTATCAATTTTGGCTTTCAATTCTATCGGATATCCTTTCACCAATCATATTTTCGAACTGATTATAAAATTCATAATGTATTCTTTTTGGAAAGGGCCAACTATAATTTTAATTAGTTCGGTATTTTCAATCTTAACATTTAAAGGAATTATTAAGTCTGAACCAAACAACAAGCATTATTTTCTAAGCTTCTTCTTATTAATATTAGCCATCTTAATAAGTACAAGAACTTTCATTTTGTATAGTAAGTATACATCTGAGTATATCTCTTCAATTATTATAGCCTATGTAATATTGTTAAATATTAGATCACAAAACTTTTTATCGAAGATCTTAAGTAATCGTATCCTGGTTAAAATTGGAATTCTATCCTATAGCATATACATGTGGCAGCAAATTTTCATCGGCAAATTCTTTTGGATACCGTGGTTAAAAGAGCTGAACAGCTTACCGCTGATCTTCATAATAGCACTAAAGCTGGTCTTTATGATCCCGATTGCCTATATCAGTTATTATTTATTTGAAACCCCTTTCCTAAAATTGAAAGAGAGATTCAAATAGAAACCGTACAAAATTACATCAAATAAAATCTCTTAAATCCTAAAAATCCTTGTTCAAAATGCCCCCTCAATCAAATCACCATAAAAATCCATTACGCTCATACCAGCTGCGCGTACTTGTTGCGGTATCAAGCTTGCAGCTGATTGCCCTGGGGTAGTATTTACTTCGATAAAGTAAAAATCAAGCGTATCCTCCAATAAAATAAAATCAATACGTACCATGCCTTTGCAGTTTAGGCGCAGGTAAATTTCGGTGAGTATTTCAGCAATTTTATCGCTTAGTTCAGGCCTTAGGTCGGCAGGGGTAATTTCTTCGGATGCACCGGCAGTATATTTGGCTTCGTAATCAAAAAACTCTTTAAAGGTTATTATTTCAGTGGCGGGTAAAACCGTAATTTTGCCTTTAAGGCGGGCTATCCCTCTGCTGAATTCGCGGCCTTTTATAAATTCTTCAACCAAAACCTGGTCATCCTCATCAAATGCTTTTTTAAGCGCCTCGGGCAAACCGGCAATATTATGCACCTTACTCATGCCTACACTGCTTCCACCATTATTAGGTTTAATAAACAGCGGAAATTTTAAATTAGCTGCAATGGTTGCCACATCATGCGCATCCTTGCGATGAAGTTGCATTGACCGCGCGGCGTTAAGGCCATGTATACCATGTACAATAGTTTTGGTATAAGCCTTGTTCATGGTAATAGCCGATGTTGTTGCATCGCAGGTATTATACGGGATGCCCATCATATCAAAATAACCCTGTAATTTACCATCCTCGCCGGGGGTGCCGTGTACGGTAATAAAAGCGAAATCAAACTTCACCTTATCCCCTTTTATGGTTAGGCTGAAATCGTTTTTATCAATATTTATCTTGCCATCTTCGCCATCATAAAACCAGCTATCGCGATTTATCAATACGGTATAAACCTTGTATTTAGCCGGATCGAGATTGGCAGCTATATTTTTAGCGCTGTTAAGCGAAACTTCGTATTCCCCGGTATATCCCCCCGCACAAAGTGCAATGTTTTTTGTTGTCATGGTATTATTATGGCCGGAAAGCCGGGAAAGTCCGGTAATCCGAAAGATTGTTCGTTCAAATTTAAAAATAAAAGGGAGTTTTTACAGTCAGAATATAGCATAGATCATAAAGATTAAAAGATACTGATAGTCAAAACCTTTTCGTTAAAATATATTGTTAACTTCCCTACTTTCTGACTTGCAGACTTTCCGACTATTAGAAATAATCATTATGTTTGGTTGCTCATTAAGCGTGAATACCCTTATAAATAACAATGAATAAATTTTGGGACTACTTAAAAACAAAAGCATTTCGTAACAACTTTTTCGCGGCGATAGGTACAGTAATATTGGTTGTGATCATCGCTTTTTTTAGTTTGAGTTATTACACCCGCCACGGCGAAGGCATACCTGTACCCACTTTAAAAGGGCTACCCGTTGAAAAAGCTATACAGCTTTTAAAAGACCAGGGCTTTGGCTACCAGATTGATTCTGTTTATGTACTGGATGAACCGGCCGGAACCATTGTTGAACAGGATCCAGATGCCGGCACTAACGTAAAAGTAAACCGTATAATTTATTTAACTATGGTTACCCGACTTGCGCCTGATGTAACCATGCCCGACTTGCAGAATGAAAATTATATGGAGGCTGTGGCCACCTTGGCAAACTACGGTTTAAAAGTGGGCGACACTACTTATAAAGCCGATATTGCCGATCATATTTTACAGGCAAGTTTCGCAGGCCATGTTATTGCTGCAGGAGCAAAAATACCAAAGGGTTCAAAACTTGACCTGGTGATAGGCAATGGTGCAGGTGCGAGCGAAGTTGAAATACCAGATCTGGTTAACCAGGACCTGGATGCTGCAAAGTTTGCTATTAAGGGCGCAGGTTTAACAGTAGGAACCGTTACCTATGAAGGTTCTATTACAGATTCAAGCAATGTGGTTGTTTCAGCACAGTTTCCGGTAAAAACAGATTCTTCAAAAGTAAGCCTGGGTACACGCATTAACCTAACTGTTACACAAGGTAAAAAAGCAGATGGATCCAATTAGTGCAACCAACTTTATGGCTCGCCTTAATAGCGGCGAACAACTGAATGTGCTTGATGTACGCGAAGAACTGGAATATTTAACCTATAACATCGGCGGTAAAAACATTCCTTTGAGTAAGCTGTCTTCACAATTAGATAAACTTGGATATAACAAAACAGATGAACTTATAGTTATATGTACCATGGGTAAGCGCAGTGAAACAGCCCGTATACTATTAAATGAAAACGGCTATGTTAATGCACGTAACCTATCGGGCGGCTTAATTGCCATTCAAAAAGATCAACAATAACAAAATATACTAATTATCATGACTAAAAAGAAAGCATCGTCAGGTACAGCTAAAAAATTCATTATCGCCCTGGTGCTGTTAATTATTATATCGCTGGGCATTACCTGCGTGGTTTATTACCTGCGCTATTTTGGCCCTAACGTTTCCGACAAACAACAATACCTATACATACATACCGGTGCCACTTTTGATGATGTGTATAAAACCATCCGTGATGAAGGCATTGTGAAAGATACTACCACTTTTCATTGGGCGGCTGTAAACATGAAGTATACTACCCGTGTTAAACCGGGAAGATACCGTTTACACGAAGGTATGAGCAACCGTAAATTCATTAACATGCTGGCTTCAGGCGCTCAGGAACCGGTAACGCTGGCATTCCATAATTTACGTTTGAAAGAACAGTTTGCAGGTTTTGTATCAAAAAAAATAGAGCCGGATTCAATCGCTATACTCAACCTGCTGGATTCAGCTGCTTATGTAAAGCAATATGGTTTTACTACTGATAATGTGTA
Protein-coding regions in this window:
- a CDS encoding acyltransferase family protein, whose product is MLKYLKVTKTKLFSDITTVPEILQGKYYSSLDGLRAIAILMVMLAHFGADTILLHYNLLIDSEIGVHIFFVLSGFLITTQLIKEKLRTGNISVKRFYTRRILRIVPLAYLFLIVLVIISVCYYRMSTKSDFIYSFLFLKNLPIKNQPFTAHLWTLSVEEQFYIILPLLMYLGIKKYFNFALLVVIFVPLLSILAFNSIGYPFTNHIFELIIKFIMYSFWKGPTIILISSVFSILTFKGIIKSEPNNKHYFLSFFLLILAILISTRTFILYSKYTSEYISSIIIAYVILLNIRSQNFLSKILSNRILVKIGILSYSIYMWQQIFIGKFFWIPWLKELNSLPLIFIIALKLVFMIPIAYISYYLFETPFLKLKERFK
- a CDS encoding rhodanese-like domain-containing protein; the encoded protein is MDPISATNFMARLNSGEQLNVLDVREELEYLTYNIGGKNIPLSKLSSQLDKLGYNKTDELIVICTMGKRSETARILLNENGYVNARNLSGGLIAIQKDQQ
- a CDS encoding D-alanine--D-alanine ligase, which codes for MTTKNIALCAGGYTGEYEVSLNSAKNIAANLDPAKYKVYTVLINRDSWFYDGEDGKINIDKNDFSLTIKGDKVKFDFAFITVHGTPGEDGKLQGYFDMMGIPYNTCDATTSAITMNKAYTKTIVHGIHGLNAARSMQLHRKDAHDVATIAANLKFPLFIKPNNGGSSVGMSKVHNIAGLPEALKKAFDEDDQVLVEEFIKGREFSRGIARLKGKITVLPATEIITFKEFFDYEAKYTAGASEEITPADLRPELSDKIAEILTEIYLRLNCKGMVRIDFILLEDTLDFYFIEVNTTPGQSAASLIPQQVRAAGMSVMDFYGDLIEGAF
- a CDS encoding PASTA domain-containing protein, with amino-acid sequence MNKFWDYLKTKAFRNNFFAAIGTVILVVIIAFFSLSYYTRHGEGIPVPTLKGLPVEKAIQLLKDQGFGYQIDSVYVLDEPAGTIVEQDPDAGTNVKVNRIIYLTMVTRLAPDVTMPDLQNENYMEAVATLANYGLKVGDTTYKADIADHILQASFAGHVIAAGAKIPKGSKLDLVIGNGAGASEVEIPDLVNQDLDAAKFAIKGAGLTVGTVTYEGSITDSSNVVVSAQFPVKTDSSKVSLGTRINLTVTQGKKADGSN